Within Micromonospora parathelypteridis, the genomic segment CCGGGTCACCATGGCACTGCGTCAGCAGTTGGTGGACATCCAGCGCGGCCAGGCGGCCGACCCGCACGGCTGGGTGCAGCGGGTCCTCTGACCTCCACCACTGCGCCGGCCCGTCCAGACGGACGAGCCGGCGCAGTCGGCCCGGACCTCGACGGTCTACGCCTCGGCGGGCTCGTCGAGTAGGTGGTCGCGGAGGGCGGCGAGCTGCTCGTCGGTCACCCCGGCGTGCCGCAGGTACGCCTCGACGGACCCGTACCCCTCGCGCAGCTCGTCGAGGAAGATCTGCATCGCCTCGGCGGGTGAGGCCAGGAACGGCGCCGGCACGTCCACGCCGTTCGGGGTGGTGGCGGCCAGCCAGGCACTGTACCGAGCCGACGCCTCGGTGGTGAGCGCGTAGTCCGCGGCCACGTCCGCGTCGTCGACGCCGAGCACGGCGAGGGTCAGCGCGCAGACGATGCCGGTGCGGTCCTTCCCGGCGACGCAGTGCACCACCACCGGGGCGTTGGCGGAGTCGGCGATCAGCCCGACCGCCTCGGCCAGCCCGGCGGTGCCGGTCTGTGCCAGGTCGGCGTAACGGTCCGCGAGGTAGCGGGCCAGGCTGGCGCCCTCCTCGTGCGGCGTACCCATCCAGTCGGCGTGCTCCGGGTGGATGTGCCGGTAGGTCAGCCCCTGGTACGCCGGCACCCGGCCGTCCCGCTCCACCTCGCTGGGGCGACGCAGGTCGATGACGGTGCGGATCCCGATCGCGGCGAACGCGTCCCCGTCCTGTTCGGTGAGGCGGTGCAGCGAGTCGGAACGGTAGAGCCGGCCCCGGCGTACGGGTCGGTCGTCGTGGCCGAGGTAGCCACCGACGTCGCGGAAGTTGAAGGTGGCGGGTAGCGAGATCTGGCGGTTGTCGTCGATGGCGTCCACGCTCA encodes:
- a CDS encoding tyrosine-protein phosphatase; protein product: MDAIDDNRQISLPATFNFRDVGGYLGHDDRPVRRGRLYRSDSLHRLTEQDGDAFAAIGIRTVIDLRRPSEVERDGRVPAYQGLTYRHIHPEHADWMGTPHEEGASLARYLADRYADLAQTGTAGLAEAVGLIADSANAPVVVHCVAGKDRTGIVCALTLAVLGVDDADVAADYALTTEASARYSAWLAATTPNGVDVPAPFLASPAEAMQIFLDELREGYGSVEAYLRHAGVTDEQLAALRDHLLDEPAEA